A region of Sulfuricella denitrificans skB26 DNA encodes the following proteins:
- a CDS encoding DUF6967 family protein codes for MAMEEATKIDKFTATPFRQDIELHHVDHEAGFSTLRIRIREQKRFTIFDIDEHTAEHWGRAMLEWAETRKNEGALK; via the coding sequence ATGGCAATGGAAGAAGCTACAAAAATCGACAAATTTACTGCCACGCCCTTTCGGCAGGATATTGAGTTACACCACGTTGACCACGAAGCGGGATTCTCTACGCTGCGCATAAGGATCCGCGAACAAAAGCGTTTCACTATCTTTGATATCGACGAGCATACTGCCGAACATTGGGGGCGCGCCATGCTGGAATGGGCGGAAACCCGCAAGAATGAAGGAGCACTAAAATAG
- a CDS encoding TusE/DsrC/DsvC family sulfur relay protein — MAYEVNGVELETDEEGYLLEPNYSDEIVPIIAETEGLAMNDERWAVVNYMREQYKEHGHTPTFRNMLKDWEKIRPGTDSKYLYTQFPEMPAKQAAKVAGLPKPYGKGGY; from the coding sequence ATGGCATACGAAGTAAACGGCGTTGAGCTTGAAACCGACGAGGAAGGCTACCTACTTGAGCCGAACTACAGTGACGAGATTGTCCCCATTATCGCCGAAACAGAAGGCCTCGCAATGAACGACGAGCGCTGGGCGGTCGTCAACTACATGCGCGAGCAATACAAAGAACATGGCCACACGCCAACATTCCGTAACATGCTGAAAGACTGGGAAAAGATACGCCCCGGCACCGACAGCAAATACCTGTACACACAGTTTCCAGAAATGCCGGCCAAACAGGCTGCCAAGGTAGCTGGTCTGCCCAAGCCTTATGGCAAAGGCGGATACTAA
- the cas6 gene encoding type I-MYXAN CRISPR-associated protein Cas6/Cmx6, which translates to MVNPDFDNAAVTEVHFELQGTLLPRDHGYPLFLELSRLLPWLPDEALAAVHHIHAAETGKDDLLILNRRAKLVIRVPIHREADLATLSGQTVTIGGFKLTIGKGKTKPLTRHSPLYAHCVTTGSMDEEAFASDINRILDELKITCRFICGRRQTITTADGVAYGYSLLLHELPIDQSILVQQRGMGGNRKIGCGIFIPHKSTNALV; encoded by the coding sequence ATGGTCAACCCAGATTTTGACAATGCCGCGGTAACCGAAGTTCACTTTGAACTGCAAGGTACTTTGCTGCCCCGGGATCACGGCTATCCGTTATTCCTCGAACTATCTCGCCTGCTGCCCTGGCTACCTGACGAGGCACTGGCCGCGGTTCATCACATCCATGCCGCGGAAACCGGTAAGGATGACCTGCTTATATTGAACCGACGGGCCAAGCTTGTGATACGTGTCCCCATACATCGGGAGGCCGACCTGGCGACTCTATCCGGCCAGACTGTCACGATTGGCGGCTTCAAACTGACTATTGGCAAGGGCAAAACCAAGCCACTGACACGCCACTCTCCACTGTATGCTCACTGCGTCACCACCGGCAGCATGGATGAGGAAGCTTTTGCCAGCGACATCAATCGCATTTTGGATGAACTAAAGATCACCTGCCGCTTCATCTGCGGCCGGCGCCAAACCATCACAACCGCTGACGGCGTGGCCTATGGTTATAGCTTGCTGCTGCACGAGTTACCGATTGATCAATCCATCCTGGTACAACAGCGAGGTATGGGCGGCAATCGAAAAATCGGCTGCGGCATCTTCATCCCGCACAAATCCACCAACGCTCTGGTGTAG
- the dsrA gene encoding dissimilatory-type sulfite reductase subunit alpha translates to MAKKQHDTPMLDELESGPWPSFVTGLKRLANDNDMMVDLMGQLETSYATKKGYWKGGTVGVFGYGGGVIPRFSELKDENEKHVYPDAAEFHTLRIQPAAGMHYTTDLLRKMADVWERHGSGLIAFHGQSGDIMFQGATTANVQPAFDELNEMGFDMGGAGPAVRTSMSCVGAARCEQSCFDEAKALRTVVNNFLDDMHRPALPYKFKFKFSGCPNDCVNSIQRSDMATIGTWRDSIQTDDVLGKKWFAKHGMDELVNDVISRCPTKALSLKNTKDVSTVEGISSVAINDTQSMQIENHSCVRCMHCINVMTGALAPGKDKGVTVLMGGKSVLKIGTSLGTVIVPFMKLESDEDFDALNQLAQDTIDFFAENALEHERTGEMIDRIGLVNFLEGIGRDIDATMVLQPRANPYVRTDGWDEEVEKANQRKANAA, encoded by the coding sequence ATGGCTAAGAAACAACACGACACGCCTATGCTTGACGAGCTGGAAAGCGGCCCATGGCCCAGCTTTGTGACCGGCCTCAAGCGTCTGGCTAATGACAACGATATGATGGTTGACCTGATGGGTCAGCTGGAAACATCCTACGCGACCAAAAAAGGTTATTGGAAGGGCGGTACCGTTGGTGTGTTCGGCTATGGCGGCGGTGTAATCCCGCGTTTTTCCGAGCTCAAGGACGAGAACGAGAAACATGTCTATCCTGATGCAGCCGAGTTCCACACCCTGCGCATCCAGCCAGCTGCGGGCATGCACTACACCACCGACCTGCTGCGCAAGATGGCCGATGTATGGGAGCGGCATGGTTCAGGTCTGATCGCCTTCCATGGCCAGTCTGGCGACATCATGTTCCAGGGCGCGACCACTGCAAACGTGCAGCCGGCTTTCGACGAACTGAACGAAATGGGCTTCGATATGGGTGGCGCCGGTCCTGCCGTGCGCACCTCGATGTCCTGTGTCGGTGCAGCCCGCTGCGAACAGTCCTGCTTCGACGAAGCCAAGGCGCTGCGCACCGTGGTCAACAACTTCCTCGACGACATGCACCGCCCGGCCCTGCCATACAAGTTCAAGTTCAAGTTCTCCGGCTGCCCGAACGACTGCGTCAACTCGATTCAGCGTTCCGACATGGCCACCATCGGCACCTGGCGCGACAGCATCCAGACCGACGACGTGCTGGGCAAGAAATGGTTCGCCAAGCACGGCATGGACGAGCTGGTCAACGACGTGATCAGCCGCTGCCCGACCAAGGCCCTGTCCCTGAAGAACACCAAGGATGTTTCCACCGTCGAAGGCATCTCCAGCGTCGCGATCAACGACACCCAGTCGATGCAGATCGAAAACCACAGCTGCGTCCGCTGCATGCACTGCATCAACGTCATGACCGGCGCCCTGGCTCCGGGCAAGGACAAGGGCGTGACCGTCCTGATGGGTGGCAAAAGTGTGCTGAAGATCGGTACTTCCCTGGGGACCGTAATCGTGCCGTTCATGAAGCTGGAATCCGATGAGGACTTCGATGCTTTGAATCAGCTCGCTCAGGACACCATCGACTTCTTCGCCGAAAACGCCCTGGAGCACGAGCGCACCGGCGAAATGATCGACCGTATCGGCCTGGTCAACTTCCTGGAAGGCATCGGTCGCGATATTGATGCGACTATGGTGCTGCAGCCGCGCGCCAATCCTTATGTCCGTACTGACGGCTGGGATGAGGAAGTCGAGAAGGCCAATCAGCGCAAAGCGAACGCGGCTTGA